A stretch of DNA from Strigops habroptila isolate Jane chromosome 1, bStrHab1.2.pri, whole genome shotgun sequence:
TTATCTTCAACTTTAAGGTTcggagtttttttgtttccatgtcAAGGTACTTTGTATGACTTTTCATAGCAGCTTCTGTCAGTCTAAATTGTCTGCTGTATGATCTGATCAGAGACTTTTTACTGAAGGGCTACAGAGCATGAgcaatatatgtgtatatatatatgtatcacTTCAAGGGTAGGAGATAAATGCTGTAGAACTGCATCCAAAATACATACCCCAAAAATGTATCTATCTATCATCTCCTCTGATTAAACATCTCCTATCTATTTACAGATCCCTCCAAAAATCCTCCATTAAGAACACATGTGAGATGAGAAGAGTCTTCTGATGGTCTCTGGATTAGTATTAAAGAAGAACAACATCAAGATAATATCTGAAGCAGAGGGGTCCCCATTACAGTGATAGAGATTGTATTTGAATTGCAAGTGCTGCACTGTTAACATTCTATAGACTGGAACAGTGATGTACATGATGCTTTTTGAACTGGACTACATACTACAGGAATGTTAGTACAGGCTTTTAAATTATTGTATATAGGTGGatattttttaagcaaagcGGCATAAAATTGAAATTCTTTGTAGTGTTGAAACAATTCTCAATCAAGCTGACACATTACCTCAGGAAACTTTTTTGCATTACATGCCTGGAGttaatttttccccttccatcaTAATTTTTAAGTATCTTGGAAATTCTCCAGTTATTATTCAGCCATTTTTCAATGACCTGTCAGAAACTAACCTGCTACCTTTAGTCTCTTTGTATCGTTCGTTACTTCTTCTATTCTGCCTATCCTCAGATTGCAGCAGAATGTCACTTTCATGAACAGATGGGCCCACAATCCTTTTCTCGTCAAGCATGAAGAGGACAGAGATGaccaggagctgtggctgctgttgaGCCTACCTCCTATCGAGTACAGATCCTTATAGGATAGTGTCTGAAGAAGCCCAGCTGGGTAGGGTGGTCATGGACTTGACAAGGAAGATGGAACTTTTccaaactggaagaaaagagaagttgttctactgtaagcaaaaaaaaaaaccccaatggtGTGTGTGAATACACATGCCATGAAGTATGTATGTAAGGGCAAGTGTCCTGTCTTTTCCTGCTGGCAAAGTGGTTATTTACCATTTTGTGTGACAGAACGTCTTTACCCAACAATTAGGAGGCCTTTGGATGAGTGGTCCAACACCTACATTTTAAAGAGGCTACTAGACCTACTATTGTTCATGCAAAGCAACGAGGATTCATTGTCCAGAATACACCACATGGAGCAAGCAGTCCCCAAAGATAGAGttggctgaaaaaaaagagtaacaaCCTAGAGCAAAtactcttctgcttttcatatgCAGCCTGGGGTAAGGTCTTTCGATCGCAGATGTTCAGATCTGGTCGTAAGAATCTATTCCCAGCACGAAGTACTCTTGTGCGTTTCACTGCATTaggagtgttgccagcaggttaAGGGAAGTAATCCTTACCCCTtcactcagcactggtgagaccaTACGTGGAGTTCTGTGTCCAGGTCTAGGCTCCTGAGTACAAGAGATATGGACATGCTGGAGAGAGTCCTACAAAGGGCCACTAAGGTGATGCAGCAATGGAGCATCTcttctatgaggaaaggctgagagagctgggactgtttaacctggagaagagaaggctcaggagcaTCACATCAATGTGCATAAATACCTGAAGGCTCTTTTCAGGGGTGCCCAGTGGCAGGAccagaggcagtgggcacaaaaatgaaacagaggcTCTGTCTGAACACCAGGAAACACTGTGACACTGGaggtgactgagcactggcacaagttgccctGGGAGGCTTTGGAGTCTCCATTCCCagagatactcaaaagccatctggacacagtcctgggcagtCTGCTCTtggtgaccctgcttgagcaggagggttggaccAGAGGCCCTCCAGCCACCCCTTCCATCCTCAACCATTCTTTGACTCCCCTTCTTACAGGAGTTGCTGCACTTGGGTtacaacaaccccatgcaggCTTGGTGAAGAGTGGCTGGAAGTTTACTTGGTCCTGGTaaggctgcaccttgaataaCATGTTCAAgtttgggcccctcactacaagaaagatactgaggtgctggagtgggtccaggGAAGGGCAACAAAgttggtgaagggtctggagcacaagtcttatgaagaatggctgagggaactggggttgttcagtctggagaagagaaggctcaggggggaccttaccGCCCTCTACAAGTACCTGACaagaggttgtagtgaggtggggttggtctcctcttccaagtaacaagcaataggacaagaagtaacagcctcaagctgtgcctggggaggtttagactggatattaggaaaaatttcttcactgaaagggttgtcaagcattggaacaggctgccctgggaagtGGCTGTATTTAAAAGAGGTGTAGATGTGgcgcttagggacatggttaatagttagacttgatgatcttaaaggtcttttcctatCTAAACAATTCTGATTCACCAGCCTGCAAAAGGGCACTGCCAGGCTATTTACAGTTATTGCATTAATTTATAGAATTGCCATAAATTCCCCTCAGCTACAGCTGTAATAACATTATAGATCACAGGTAAAGGTATTTCCCCATGGCCATGCCTTTGAACAAAACCACTCGGAAAAGACAGGTAACTGCATCTTCACatatctctgcttttctcttagTTGTTTCAACAGCTCAGTTGTGCTGTAACTCCTACTCCCACACACGTGCATTGAGAATGGTGTAAGGGTAAGCAGCTCTTCACCTGCAGGCCTCTGAAAAAGCATCTTTAGTCTTTTCCTAGCCTATTATGATACCTTGCTGTACAtcatgtgaaaagaaagaaactaatCAGTGATGCTTTGACCAATACTTACTGTCACTGTCATTATTATAGTTACTTGATAAATATGCATGAATATAGTAATAAGCAGGGGCCAGCAAAGACGCTGCTGCTCAAACAGCCAGAACCATTTATTACTGCTTTGACAAATATATTGTTACAGTACTATTAAAGGTGACTTATTGTTGGTTCTCATTTGTTCTGGAACTTGCGTATTGCTCTGTAATGAGTACCTTCATAAGGATTTTAAAACTCCTTAATGCTAGTTGACCTGCCAGAAGATaactaaaggagaaaaaaatttactCCTGTTTTTATTATGATTAGACGCAAACCTCATATTTCAGGGATTAAATTAGAAAGCCTGTACACATTTGGAAGCATTGGGGAAATGTTATTCCCTTATACACGAGATTGTTGTTCAAGATCCACTGAAGCTTCTAAGTTCTGTAACCTGGAGATACAGAGAATCACAGTAGCCATCACTCCCAGTAGTCCCATTATGTCCTTCCACTGAGCCAGCGCTGCGCTTGAGACCACTGGTAGTTTTAAGGCCACGGGAGTGCTCTGGTTTCTCAAACGTGTAGGACTAGTGGTTGCTAGAGCAAAAGCAACATACTACTAGAAAATTAGTACCTGGATCACTGTACTCAAACCAATTTATTAGTTCTGGCATAAGCAGTTCCAAATAAGGACATAAATTCCCACAATATAATTGCAAATGTTGGTTTCCTCTTTCTTAAGGAACAGGCAAATAAGATATATTATGGTTTTAGCAGGAACGCCCTCTTTCACCTTGCCTCCCTTCCAACCGTCAAAGGTTGGAGATCCAAATCGTGCAGGAGAGCTGTGTGAAGTGGTATATCCTGATTTGAGCCCTCTGGATGGGACAGTCATTTTATCTCTGTTCTCTCCTGGTCCACAAATATCCAGCGACTCCTATCAGGACGCAAAGTGCTCAGCAAGCAACAgtttaaagcagcagcttttaagTTCAACATGGTATGTGTTAAATGTACTCTCATTAGgagtattttcatttgaagcaGCCTTTCATTCCAAAAGTGGATTTCATGGGAAATCCATTTACTTCAGCTATGGGCACTGTGCATCTAACACAACACCCTGAGAAATGAAGCATGGCCCTTACAGACCCTATTCTGGCTAGTTAGATAGAAGCTTAATTTTAGGGTTACCTTGCctattttctccttcccttgtcTCCATTTTCATAATACCGaggcacaggagctgctcctgcaacAGAGAGTGGGGGAGGCGTGAATTGTGAGTGGAAAGATTATTAGGCAGGCCATAAGAGAAAGTATCTTCATGCTTGTTTTCCATAAGTGAGAAGGCTCAATGTTTTCTTGTCCAATTGCCAGTTGTCATATAAGGCAGCACCAAAGCAATGAGTCTGAATGGAGGAACAATTTCATTACAAGAACTTCTGAGAACTAAATGTGACAATATGGCGATGACTGTTTCCCTAATGCACAACTCTTACAGTATCAAGTTGAGGTGTTGCTGCCTTGCCAAGGagcttttatttcctcagtACAGAAATCCATGGTTCTTCACAATCCCCTTCCCTGAACAGTGAAGGACTTCAATACCATATGCTAACTTCCACTTATCAAACACGCGGAATTCTTGTCTGAAcctcctgttaaaaaaaaaacccatccgTCTTCCCATGACAGGAAACAGTGTTCACTGGTTTAATTCTTAAAACTGTTTGCCCTATCTCATTTCTACAAGGAAACACATGAAAAGCAGTTCAGTCTGCAGGACTGTCAAGGAAGGGAAGCATGCTGCAGAACCACACTTATTGTAAGGAAGCATAAGACAGCCATTTCTAAGCCTAACCAGCTGGACTGCCACAACCACCAGTAACTCACTGGTGCTTAATGGATTCACCAGCCATGTATGCTCACCACAGAGATTACGAGGAGCTGTACAAAGGCAGAAAGATGGAGAATAGTCAAGTATTACTGATCAATGTCCAGCATCTATtcccaaaaaaaatcccaatttgTAGCTTGTATATAAATACAACATCTTACGAATTGCATCTTAAGAGCCAATAGGTTATAGATAGATGTCTTAAGCATCCAGGCTGGCTCTACTTTTCAGTTCTCAGCACTGGAGAGGCAGCCAGGTGCATTACAAACACAAGCTTCCCTAAGTTGGGTGCAGGTGAAGGCAAAACTTAACCTGGGGGACCTAATTCTGATCATTTGTACAGGCATAGTGTCAGAAGCAGAGTTACTGTAACCAGATATACCCATCTGAGGCCAGTACAAGGTCAAGAACCAGGACTTACCTTCCTGCCCCCTCAAAACTGGGATTTCAACTCTACCATTCTTTGTATGAATtagcaagaagaggaaaatgcgAGTCAGCTTTGCTGCAAGCTAGTCCTGAGCAACAAAGGCAAACCAGATTGCTTTCAATGATGATATGGCAGTTAGCCTGATGAAGTTAATCTTCGCTTTAATTGGTTGCCCAacatacatatttaaacatTCTGTACTAAATTAGCCAGCATGCACACAGTAATTGGACCAGTCAGTGACTTTCTCCTTTCActatatacatacacaaacagGAACACCACAAGATTggacaaagaaaagcaatttgttAACCGGATACAGCTAGcaagtaacattttttttcctctagaaatgttttttcctgcaaattCACAGGTGTAAAGACTTTCTTTCAAGGCCTGAAGAACTTTGCAGTCTTCCAGTGAAAAGGCTAGCAATAGCCACCGTAGCTGAAATGAGATAAAATTCGTTTAAAATCCATTCCAAGCAAGAGtgaaattgagaaaaataaaaactgcctGCAATGTAGCATAGGGAAAAGGGACTCTGGAGACAATCTGAGCAGATGTACTGAGGTAGAAAGGTGGCTTTGGACCAGATTCTGAACACCCTTAGCTTAGtgtgaaagagaaggaggagcaTCAGAATCAGATCCAACATTTCACATTCACTGATACCTAGTAGTAGAAACTCAGTATCTAAAGAATTGAAGTGTTTGCTTACATTATTTGAAGAACTTTAGTTCTGTGTCAACACAGTCATAGAAAAGATCCACTACTTCAGCAGGATCCAGAACCTCTGCACGAGTGAGGATATCTTCCATTGCTTCTAAGCCTTGTCTTTCAAGGTCTAACATAATCCTCATTAGTTTCTGGCCTTTATCCTAAGGGCGTGAAACAACCAAACTCAATTAACCAGGAAACAGACTCATTAAAGCATTTTACTGTTCTATTATGGAGATCTTTtcaagtacttttaaaaatgagaaagccTTTTTAAGTACAAactatttctggttttttggaTGGTCAAAGGCTAAAAGGAACAGTGCTGGACACTTaatgcattaagaaaaataaccaagaaGGAGTTGCTGAGTTTAAAGCAGAGAAGGCAGATGGAGTGAGAGATGGACAGAGGAAAACGCTGTAATGCTTGTACACATGAGAAAGAGGTAAAGCAACTTCTTAAGCCTGTAAACAGGACTACGTGAGAAGACTAGAAGTAGGATTGTACAGATCATAGTATGTACATTTGTATTCCTCAGATCATCACCTGCAAGATGATGATTAAATCTGAACTTATGTGTCATGTAGCAGCATTAAGACTCCAGGTCCCAGGAAAGGCTTTGTGTGCCATTCTGACGTACTGCTCTTCATGTTTCTGGGCAGGAAATTCTCTTCTAAAGAAAGTGTCATTTTGTTTTACCCAGCACATTGAGTTGACATTACCAGAGATCACAGACTTCAAAATAAACCATTCTGAGGGATTATAAATCATGTCTAGCCAAAACTGCATTTATATAAAGTTTGTACTAGTAAAGGTTATCATGGTTTCCTTAATCACTAATGGCTGAATCTGGATGCTGTTCTGATCTTAGCAAGACTCTGACCTATGCAAataaacacagaggaaaactgcagaaaagcaagtcCTCTGTGGAAATTCAACATGACTACGTGCGTCTGCCACAAATTGCCCAAAATACCAACACGAGTGTGACTGACATGCCCTGGTGATCTCTccttctgaaatacttctttatAGCCAGTAACCAAGTTTACTGCTGTAGTTGTAATTGCAAATGTCAAAGAACAGTTACCGAACTATTTGCATTATGACAGCAAAAGCTGTATCTCAATCAGTTGGAAAAGCTGTTCAGAGTAATCCCCTTCCTGCCTTGATTTATCCCCAAATTTATTCCCATAAGAGATCTTCAATACTTCAGGTTTTTACACTGGAAGGTTTTCAGCGCTCACGTACCTGTTCAATGGCACTGGAAAGCATCATTTCTTCTGCATAGCATTTTCAATTAATTCTTACAAATTAATAGAAATGCATTAAATCGAGACTTGCAAAACTGTCATGTGCCAATTAGttcttaagaaaaaaccccaaacctccaACTACGTAGTTCTTAATCCGTCatataatttaaattacaaCATTCCTGCTATCATCGTAGTATGTAATACTGATACCATGTTGCACTAGCATCTAGTGTTCAATAATCACTTTAAAAGGACTATAAACACACTGAAGACTGAACAAGCTCATCAGTTTCTCAGTTTGACTCTTCACTTTGTGAAAGTAATAGAGCAGAGCAACACTTTCTGGATAACCAGAAAACCCACTATGCAGAATAGAGTGTCCTTCAGAGGGCATCATTATTCAAGCTAAACATGCAAGGATTCCAAGAATACTCAGAGAATGTTTTTCAGTGAGTGATTCTGAAGTTATGGAGTTAGGAACGTACATTCATTCACTTTAACTCCAGGTCCCACAGCTCTTACCTGATCATTCTCAAGGAGAGATCGGGCCCATTCATGTGCCTTGTACAATTCATGCCTGCGATCAGGTTTCTCTTGGAATCGAGGTATCTTTTTAGCAGGATCATCATTGCCAAAAGAAGGAGACTGTACTTTTGGTACTAATTTTACATcatcaacaaaaataaagggTTTAAATATGGAcctgaaataaatgagaattaCTGCTTGCAGTAATAAGAGAGATTTTATATGTTGTTGAAAGATTCACCAGGCTATAATAAAACAACAGATATGGAACAGCAAAAGTAATTCAACTGCACTAGGCAAGGACTAGGCTAGAGAGTTGGTACTGGtcacaagcaaaataaatttgtgtTCTTTAAAAGAACTGGGTTTGTTGATTACTGTAAAACTTTATTAGCCCTTTTTACCTATAGACATCCTTGGTCTCCTTCATGCCAGCTCTGTCACTTCTTTAGAAAAGTAGGACTGTATTTTCCTCTCcaagtttgttttaaacagatcACAGCATTCAGCCTTGCACcactttttctcctctgttcatATAGccatctttccttctcctcccagatTTAGCTGTCATTAAAATCGAAACCACACACTtgtgcagagcagggaagaTTAGATACCTTGCTCACTACCAGAGGATTTGGCATATAGCTAGCAATACTTCAGAATTTTATGTTGTGGGGGGAGACACAGCCACCAATATTGCGACACTTCAACACTGAGTTTGAATCTAAACTCCAAGAGAGACAgacaacaaaaccccagcaatcCAGGCTCTTCAATGCTCAGAGTAGGTATTGGCAAGTGCATGGAGAAACTGCACCCTGCATTCTGCAGTAAAGCAGCTGCCAGAAATGCAGGACTTCTGCAAAACATGATTAATCACCACTGAGTGCACACAGTCAGCAGGTTCATTGCTGCTACCCTTTCCATCACTGTCATGAAGCCTTGCTGACTAAGAGTTTATGTGACTCATTAGCTGCACTTAAAATAATGTGGGTTTTACTGCTTTAGAGTGTAAGATAAAGCAAGAAGGGCCTCTGAACAAGGGTTTTTTACAGCTGGATTTTCCaccttttaaaagaacagaaatcccACCAAAACAATGTGAAGCTTTGCTCCTTTTTATCTCAAAGGATTTGCACCAAGTCAAAGTTCTGGCAAGCAAGCTCAAACTTCATACTTAGCCCTGAAAGTCTGAGTTACATAATGCAAGGTGAGTGGAAAGTCCCTTTGGCATGGATGACTTCTGTAGCCCTCAGTAGAACCTCCTGCTTACTACTACTCTTACAGGAATGACTGTCAGCTGTTCAAAGGtaccattttcttctctccacaACCTCTTTACCTCAATGCAAGTGGCAAGTGttttagtttaatttctgtgaatCCCAGGTGGATTctgtttaaaacataaaataattaattagtTCTTTGATTACCTGGCCCATGAGTTCCTGTAtctcctctgctgccttcaACTAAAGACGACATCATTTAAAGCAACTGGAAATTGTCCCCATAATTGGGATACCTGGGACTTGCAGATGTTTTGCTCTGTTAACATTTAGATCATACAAGGCTACCTAGAGTACACACCCCCTCCTTACCAGTTAGACACtgtatttgtttcagttttgcacCCACTTGTTTGAGAGAGGTGACTAAAATGGTCCACAACCTCATCATCTCAATAAGAAGCCACTGGAAAGCAACTAGGCTGCAGTAGTAGTTCCTGGGACTCCTCTGAGCTGCATTTATTCTAGAAGCTTTGAATTTAGGCAAAGTTCCAGACCTGGCCTTTCAGCCCAGTGGTGCTCATTTAGAATTGCAGCAAGATGCAGTTCAGTAACACAGGACTGTCAGATTACACACCAGCAACTACTGATTGCATTTCTGGTTAGAACACACTCTCGAAGCATGCTCCAATTTGGGTAGCAGGATTTAATATCTTTCAACCCATCACCTGCTCTGCCCCCAAGGAATCCCAGTGCTGTGGCTTACCTTGAAGGGTCTGGCGTGCCAGTGAAGTAGTGAATACAGGGAAAACTAGGGTCCTGAGGCAGAACAGACACTATGCTAGCTGTAGTAAGGAAAGATTCAGAGTCCACACAGACACCGCTGTCCTTGTCACGCAGGACATCAATCATGGCTTGTGCAGAAACATCACCTatatgaagaggaaagaaaaattcctgAGTGTTCAATGGCTTGGACCCCAGGTAAGGATTTAAGCCTGTATGGGTTTTGACCTAATATGACCACTGACAACTGACATGGACATGTCACAAATTCCAATGAATAGGTTCTCTTCAAACAATATAAAGCCAGAATGAACTTGCCTAGCTAAGTAAAAGAGAACAGTAAGCAGCATTAAGTAGGTATTACAATAGCTAGGTAGGGAGAAACGTCATTAAAAGGGTATTTTTCAAGAAGGCCATCATGTCTGCAGCATTGCTTTAGCAATCACCATGAACTTGCATAAAATCACCAAGACTACTTGCACGAAACACCCATTTTCCTCTAAGAAGCTATTTCTACCCAAGCCCAGGCAGGACGGGAGCACCCTGATCTCCCACTTCTCGCCTACTTCCATTAGCTCTCAGGCAAAATTCTGAAACATTCACAAGGTGTTACAGCAGATAGGGCCACTATAATTACACTAAAGCACAAATGTAGTGGCACATCACGCACatcagaacagcagcaaagaaagttattttataaTTTCAATCCTggttttaaagcattaaaattgAGGGGGACTTGAGGACTTCATCCTAAACTGTGGCAATTTTAGGGACAGTCTTCAGCTCTGGTCTTTCTCTTCACATTGTTCACACATAGCGGTTGTCTCAGTTACATGTAGTTCTGGACAGAATGCCTGAAAAGAGGCAGTAGTGACTAAAAATCCCACTGCACATACAGGAAGATGGTTTAACACTCACCACCTTGCTTTTCTAGGCTCTCCCTGCCAGAAGAGCAGGCTAAATGGTCATCATTAAGAgagaacacttcagaaaaattgAAGTCCGAGTCTCCATTCCACCAGCCTTGACTTCTCACGTAATCCCTTAGTTCAGGATGCTCAGCATCAATTTTTGTAGTTAATGAAAGCTGATTGCAAATGCATTTCACCCCCTCTGTAGAAAGAGCCACATATTCAAAGAGAGCGTTAATACAGTTTTTCTGGGAGAAGCTGGAAGGacaatttaatttcaattagGAAACAAATTAAACCATTGGTTAGGATGTAGATTGGCATGACTGCATAACTACACAACTAACACACGCAGAATTACCAATCCCTGCAGGTTGCAGAGCTCAATTCTCTGTGCCCTACTTAGATATTTACACTGCCTTGTGATTAATAGTGCTATTTAGTCAGAACACCAGTTTCACAACTTGGACCTCTCACATTCTGACCATGAAATAACAGGGGTCTCCAAATGCACCTACCTGTCTCCAATGGTGTATTCCACTGCCACAGCAAGGCTCAAGGTTTGACTGCATTTAGTTTCATGAACATTCCTTGCCCcccaaaactgaaaatttgatttggaaaatggttttaaaagctTA
This window harbors:
- the SCRN1 gene encoding secernin-1, encoding MAAAPPSYCFVAFPPCSKDGLVVFGKNSARPRDEVQEVVYFAAADHDPGSKVECTYIEIEQVPKTHAVVLSRPSWLWGAEMGANEHGVCVANEAVVTREPASESEALLGMDLVRLGLERGATAKEALGVIVALLEEHGQGGNYYEDGSSCHTFQSAFLIVDRNEAWILETSGRYWAAEKITEGVKCICNQLSLTTKIDAEHPELRDYVRSQGWWNGDSDFNFSEVFSLNDDHLACSSGRESLEKQGGDVSAQAMIDVLRDKDSGVCVDSESFLTTASIVSVLPQDPSFPCIHYFTGTPDPSRSIFKPFIFVDDVKLVPKVQSPSFGNDDPAKKIPRFQEKPDRRHELYKAHEWARSLLENDQDKGQKLMRIMLDLERQGLEAMEDILTRAEVLDPAEVVDLFYDCVDTELKFFK